A single Filimonas effusa DNA region contains:
- a CDS encoding DUF5703 domain-containing protein: MKFLILSSFLLSALVAAAQPPAKDAYNVVWTSQSKNASESMPCGGGDIGLNVWVENGALLFYLSRSGAFDESNAMLKQGRVRLKLSSDPFSGTDFRQELKLQEGYVVVSGGGVSIELWVDVYRPVVHVAIKSKKPVTVAAAYENWRYADRQQALKEMRGNSYKAKQPFPVITYKDEVTFDKDAVVFYHRNRRDVQDIFDYTVKVEQMETVKAQLFNPLKDLTSGGVMRGEGMYAKGVDSGSYAGTSFYSWSLQSKAPARSQQLEIGMHIEQAESVHRWKSGLDSVIQAAYKNRKTARAATEKWWQQFWDRSYIVIDNAADSLQAISRNYQLFRYQLGCNAYGKYPTRFNGGLFTFDPVYVDTQYHFTPDFRLWGGGLMTAQNQRLVYFPMLRNGDFDLLPSQLDYYLRMLKNAELRSQVYWNHGGACFTEQLENFGLPNVTEYGLKRPAGYDAGIEYNAWLEYQWETVFEFCLMMLELERYEGRDIHAYIPFIESCLQFYDEHYQYLARKLGARIWDENGKYVFYPSSAAETFKMAYNSTTVIAALRVTLGRLLELPEQYLDSARRGQWKIMLQRIPELPYRQVEGHTMLSPAVTWARVQNSEAPQLYPVYPWGIYGVGKPGLDTALNTWNYDPHVVKYRSHVGWRQYNIFAARLGLREEAGYYAALKFANGRHRFPSFWGPGFDWTPDHNWGGAAMIGLQEMLVQTDGKKIYLLPAWPEGWNARFKLHAPYNTVIEGAVKDGKLQRLQVTPAKRQTDVIFSYQNK; encoded by the coding sequence ATGAAATTTTTGATCCTTTCTTCTTTCCTATTATCTGCGTTGGTTGCGGCGGCGCAGCCTCCCGCCAAAGACGCTTATAACGTGGTATGGACCAGCCAAAGTAAAAATGCCTCGGAGTCTATGCCCTGTGGCGGTGGCGATATAGGGCTGAATGTGTGGGTGGAAAATGGTGCGCTGCTTTTTTATTTGTCGCGGAGCGGGGCTTTTGACGAAAGCAATGCTATGCTGAAGCAGGGCCGGGTGCGCTTGAAGCTGTCTTCAGATCCATTCAGTGGAACCGATTTCAGGCAGGAGTTAAAGTTGCAGGAAGGTTATGTGGTGGTGAGTGGTGGTGGTGTTAGTATTGAATTATGGGTAGATGTGTACCGTCCCGTAGTGCATGTGGCTATTAAAAGCAAAAAGCCTGTTACGGTAGCGGCTGCTTACGAGAACTGGCGTTATGCCGATCGTCAGCAGGCCTTAAAGGAAATGAGAGGCAATTCCTATAAAGCCAAACAGCCGTTTCCGGTCATTACCTATAAAGATGAAGTGACTTTTGATAAGGATGCGGTTGTTTTCTATCACAGGAACAGGCGTGATGTGCAGGATATCTTTGATTATACCGTGAAGGTGGAGCAGATGGAAACGGTGAAAGCCCAGCTGTTCAATCCGTTAAAAGATCTTACTTCCGGGGGTGTCATGCGCGGAGAAGGAATGTATGCAAAGGGAGTTGATAGTGGTTCTTATGCAGGTACGTCTTTTTATTCATGGAGTTTGCAGAGCAAGGCCCCGGCACGTTCGCAGCAGCTGGAGATAGGGATGCACATAGAGCAGGCGGAATCTGTTCACCGCTGGAAAAGCGGACTGGACTCTGTTATACAGGCTGCTTATAAAAACAGGAAAACGGCCCGTGCAGCCACGGAAAAATGGTGGCAGCAGTTTTGGGACAGAAGTTATATTGTGATAGACAATGCCGCAGACAGCTTACAAGCTATTTCACGCAACTACCAGTTATTCCGCTACCAGCTGGGATGTAATGCCTATGGAAAATATCCTACCCGTTTCAATGGCGGTTTGTTCACTTTTGATCCGGTGTATGTAGATACACAATATCATTTTACGCCTGATTTCAGGTTATGGGGCGGCGGGCTGATGACCGCGCAGAATCAGCGGCTGGTATATTTCCCGATGCTGCGCAATGGCGATTTTGACCTGCTACCTTCTCAACTTGACTATTATTTGCGTATGCTGAAAAACGCGGAGCTTCGGAGCCAGGTGTACTGGAATCATGGCGGCGCGTGTTTTACCGAGCAGCTGGAGAATTTTGGTTTACCCAATGTTACGGAATACGGGTTAAAGCGGCCTGCCGGCTATGATGCAGGCATAGAATACAATGCCTGGCTGGAATACCAGTGGGAGACCGTTTTTGAGTTTTGCCTGATGATGCTGGAACTGGAGCGGTATGAAGGGCGTGATATTCATGCCTATATTCCTTTTATAGAGAGCTGCCTGCAGTTTTATGATGAACATTACCAGTATCTCGCACGCAAACTGGGGGCCAGGATCTGGGATGAGAACGGGAAATATGTATTTTATCCCAGTTCGGCGGCAGAGACGTTTAAAATGGCCTATAATTCTACGACGGTAATAGCTGCCTTGCGGGTGACGCTGGGGCGGTTACTTGAATTGCCTGAGCAGTACCTCGACAGCGCCCGCCGCGGGCAATGGAAAATAATGTTGCAACGGATACCTGAGCTTCCTTACCGCCAGGTGGAAGGGCATACCATGTTATCGCCTGCTGTAACATGGGCCAGGGTACAAAACAGCGAGGCGCCGCAGTTGTATCCTGTATACCCCTGGGGTATTTATGGTGTGGGCAAACCAGGTCTGGATACGGCGCTCAATACCTGGAACTACGACCCTCATGTTGTAAAATACCGCAGTCATGTAGGGTGGAGGCAGTATAACATTTTTGCCGCAAGGCTGGGGCTCCGGGAAGAAGCGGGGTATTATGCCGCTTTGAAGTTTGCGAACGGGCGTCACCGGTTTCCCAGTTTCTGGGGGCCGGGATTTGACTGGACACCCGATCATAACTGGGGTGGTGCGGCTATGATAGGCTTGCAGGAGATGCTGGTGCAAACAGATGGAAAGAAAATTTACCTGTTACCGGCGTGGCCGGAAGGGTGGAATGCAAGGTTCAAACTGCATGCTCCCTATAATACGGTGATTGAAGGCGCTGTAAAAGACGGTAAGTTGCAACGGTTGCAGGTAACTCCTGCCAAAAGGCAAACAGATGTCATATTTTCCTATCAGAATAAATAA
- a CDS encoding glycoside hydrolase family protein, with protein MKQLNTMLACFLVGILVTANAAAQKANLPDAVPAAVMQRIYDSVKTPYKYGLVMVTDSEAKKMDCPTVFRKDNKWYMTYVVFDGRGYETWLAESNDLLHWSNKGRIMSFSDTTDWDTHHKAGYLALEDYTWGGSYELQKYKNKYWLSYFGGNEKGYEAGALALGIAYTKKSPAKVHEWTRLPKPVFTATDKDVRWWENRKLFKSTVIWDKEKLTGYPFVMYYNANGDSAANNIKTRWYERIGMAVSNDMIHWQRFKQEPVMHHSKGITGDAIIQKIGDVWVMFYFGAFWEGRKDAFNRFACSYDLVNWTDWKGPDLINSSEPYDARFAHKSFVVKWNGVVYHFYNAVNQKDKRGIAVATSVDLGKSTLEFK; from the coding sequence ATGAAACAATTGAATACGATGCTTGCGTGTTTTCTGGTTGGCATACTGGTAACGGCGAATGCAGCAGCGCAGAAAGCAAATCTCCCTGACGCTGTTCCTGCTGCTGTAATGCAGCGGATCTACGACTCTGTTAAAACGCCTTATAAGTATGGATTGGTGATGGTTACAGATAGTGAAGCCAAAAAGATGGATTGTCCTACTGTATTCCGTAAAGACAATAAATGGTATATGACCTATGTTGTGTTTGATGGCCGCGGTTATGAAACATGGCTGGCTGAAAGTAACGATCTGTTACATTGGAGCAACAAGGGGCGTATTATGTCGTTCTCCGATACTACCGACTGGGATACCCATCATAAAGCCGGTTATCTTGCCCTGGAAGATTATACATGGGGCGGCAGTTATGAACTGCAGAAATATAAGAACAAATACTGGTTGTCTTATTTCGGCGGTAATGAAAAAGGGTATGAGGCCGGTGCATTGGCGCTGGGCATTGCATATACAAAGAAATCTCCTGCCAAAGTACACGAGTGGACACGTTTGCCGAAGCCTGTTTTTACCGCTACCGATAAAGATGTACGCTGGTGGGAAAACAGGAAACTGTTCAAAAGCACAGTGATATGGGATAAGGAGAAGCTCACAGGCTATCCGTTTGTGATGTACTATAATGCCAATGGCGATTCTGCGGCAAACAATATCAAAACCCGCTGGTACGAACGTATTGGCATGGCGGTATCGAATGATATGATTCACTGGCAGCGTTTCAAACAGGAGCCTGTAATGCATCATTCAAAAGGGATTACCGGTGATGCTATTATCCAGAAGATCGGCGATGTATGGGTGATGTTTTATTTCGGCGCCTTCTGGGAAGGCAGGAAAGATGCCTTCAATCGTTTCGCCTGTTCTTACGATCTGGTGAACTGGACCGACTGGAAAGGCCCTGATCTGATCAATTCTTCAGAGCCTTACGATGCAAGATTTGCACACAAGTCGTTTGTGGTGAAATGGAATGGTGTTGTATATCATTTCTACAACGCCGTGAATCAAAAAGATAAGCGTGGAATAGCGGTAGCCACTTCCGTTGATCTTGGGAAAAGCACGCTGGAGTTCAAATAA
- a CDS encoding CaiB/BaiF CoA transferase family protein: protein MKPLQDIIVIDFSQFLSGPSASLRLADMGAQVIKIEKPGTGDICRHLYVSEVVIEGESTIFHAINRNKQSYAADLKNKEDLEKVKQLLKSADVVMHNFRPGVMTRLGLDYESVKAVNPSIVYAEVNGYGEEGPWKELPGQDLLVQALSGLTWLNNKQTDYPTPMGVSVVDILAGTHIAQGILAALYQRAIHGTGALVQVSMLEAALDFQFEVLTCFYNDGGQLPVRSAVNGAHAYIAAPYGIYRTADGHLALAMGDIRILCKLLDCEALAPYTDAGDWFSKRDEIKQVLAKHLTTQATKYWLSILEPADIWCAPVMNYDTMMKEPAYQALHMDLQVKTSNGLSIKTTRCPIKIDAEIFHSEQGAPLLGEHNSLIEKQFGLVSY from the coding sequence ATGAAGCCGTTGCAGGATATCATAGTCATAGATTTCAGTCAGTTTCTCTCCGGGCCCTCGGCAAGCCTTCGGCTGGCCGATATGGGAGCACAGGTGATCAAGATAGAGAAGCCCGGTACGGGCGATATCTGCCGTCATCTTTATGTATCCGAAGTAGTGATAGAAGGGGAGTCCACTATTTTTCACGCCATTAACCGTAACAAGCAGAGTTATGCTGCTGATCTGAAGAATAAAGAAGACCTGGAAAAGGTAAAGCAGCTTTTAAAGAGCGCCGATGTTGTGATGCATAATTTCCGGCCGGGTGTGATGACAAGGCTTGGGTTGGACTATGAATCGGTGAAAGCGGTCAATCCTTCGATAGTATATGCCGAGGTGAACGGGTATGGTGAGGAAGGTCCCTGGAAAGAACTGCCCGGGCAGGATCTGTTGGTGCAGGCCTTATCGGGTTTAACCTGGCTGAATAACAAACAAACGGATTATCCGACCCCCATGGGCGTATCTGTAGTGGATATACTGGCGGGTACACATATAGCGCAGGGCATTCTGGCAGCACTTTATCAACGTGCGATCCACGGCACCGGCGCACTGGTGCAGGTGAGTATGCTGGAAGCGGCCCTGGATTTCCAGTTCGAGGTGCTTACCTGTTTTTATAATGATGGCGGTCAGCTGCCTGTTCGCAGCGCTGTGAATGGAGCGCATGCCTATATCGCGGCTCCGTATGGCATTTACCGTACGGCAGACGGCCATCTGGCGCTTGCCATGGGCGATATCAGGATACTTTGTAAGTTATTGGACTGTGAAGCGCTGGCGCCGTATACCGATGCCGGCGACTGGTTTAGTAAGCGGGATGAGATTAAACAGGTATTGGCGAAGCATTTGACCACGCAAGCTACAAAGTACTGGCTGTCGATCCTGGAGCCCGCAGATATCTGGTGCGCCCCGGTCATGAATTACGATACCATGATGAAAGAGCCCGCCTACCAGGCGCTGCATATGGATCTGCAGGTGAAAACCAGCAATGGCCTTTCTATAAAAACTACCCGTTGTCCCATAAAAATTGACGCTGAGATATTTCATTCTGAACAGGGGGCTCCTTTATTAGGGGAGCATAACAGTTTGATAGAAAAACAGTTTGGACTCGTTTCCTATTAA
- a CDS encoding AraC family transcriptional regulator, giving the protein MDTNNKGRSHKNIWYGLGRQRIEIPKPVLKSRVHTNSWLKQMHLCGLGYYPRAEGHYTYRKKGLPENFLFYCVDGHGWYQLGDKQYTVGPNEFFMLPQNVEHAYGSAEDDPWTIYWIHFGGDFLPEFNNMISAKEVMKPTYIQNNEEIYKLFSRIYKTLELGYSTDNLMFVNMCLSHFLTLFMYSPRHHTAIPHDSTDCIDSAIVYMQEHISENLTLNELSQHYNYSPSRFSGLFKQKTGYAPIDYFIQMKMQKASQQLALTSKSIKDIALSMGFDDPYYFSRRFRKIIGVPPTAYRNMRQDG; this is encoded by the coding sequence ATGGATACTAATAACAAGGGAAGGTCACATAAGAATATCTGGTACGGGTTAGGACGACAGCGTATTGAAATACCAAAACCAGTATTGAAATCGAGAGTACATACCAATAGCTGGTTAAAACAAATGCATCTTTGCGGACTGGGTTATTACCCACGCGCAGAAGGCCATTACACTTACCGTAAAAAAGGTTTACCCGAAAACTTTTTGTTCTATTGTGTTGATGGACACGGATGGTATCAGTTAGGCGATAAACAATATACCGTAGGGCCCAATGAATTTTTTATGCTGCCCCAGAACGTAGAACATGCCTACGGCAGCGCAGAAGATGATCCCTGGACAATATACTGGATCCACTTCGGAGGAGACTTCCTTCCGGAATTCAACAACATGATCTCCGCAAAAGAGGTCATGAAACCAACCTATATCCAGAACAACGAGGAAATATATAAACTCTTTAGCCGCATTTATAAAACATTGGAATTGGGTTACAGTACCGATAACCTCATGTTCGTAAATATGTGCCTGTCGCATTTCCTGACTTTGTTCATGTATAGTCCCCGCCATCATACGGCTATCCCTCATGATAGTACAGACTGTATAGATAGCGCTATTGTTTATATGCAGGAACATATCAGCGAAAACCTTACGCTGAATGAACTAAGCCAGCATTACAACTATTCCCCTTCCCGCTTTTCAGGATTGTTCAAGCAGAAAACAGGCTATGCCCCTATCGATTATTTTATTCAGATGAAAATGCAGAAGGCCAGCCAGCAACTGGCGCTTACAAGTAAATCTATCAAGGATATTGCACTGAGCATGGGATTCGACGACCCTTACTATTTCAGCAGGCGTTTCAGAAAAATCATCGGGGTACCTCCAACAGCTTACCGGAATATGCGCCAGGATGGGTAA
- a CDS encoding MaoC family dehydratase: MILNKYFEEFELHEVRETGGRTITETDIVIHAGQTGDFFPHHMDAEWCKTQPFKQRMAHGTLIFSVAVGLTAGHINELAMTYGYERLRFTKPVFIGDTIKVKITITALKEHKKPGYGLVTELVETFNQNQELVMVCEHILLAKKKSA, from the coding sequence ATGATTTTGAATAAGTATTTCGAGGAATTTGAGTTACATGAGGTAAGGGAAACAGGAGGTCGTACCATCACTGAAACAGACATTGTAATACATGCTGGTCAGACGGGCGATTTTTTTCCGCATCATATGGATGCGGAGTGGTGCAAGACGCAACCTTTTAAACAGCGGATGGCACACGGAACGCTTATTTTCAGTGTAGCAGTGGGATTAACAGCAGGCCATATCAACGAGCTCGCCATGACCTATGGGTATGAGCGGTTGCGTTTTACAAAGCCTGTGTTCATTGGAGACACTATAAAAGTGAAAATAACGATAACAGCGCTGAAAGAACATAAGAAACCGGGTTATGGCCTGGTGACTGAGTTGGTAGAAACCTTCAATCAAAACCAGGAACTGGTAATGGTTTGTGAGCACATTCTGCTGGCGAAGAAGAAGTCAGCCTAA
- a CDS encoding Gfo/Idh/MocA family protein, with protein MRPIYIIGAGGIVNDAHLPAYQLAGYAVEGIYDRDVVKAHATATRFGVTRVFNSLKELLAQAPADAVFDIALPADAVLPVLNQLPDGATVLMQKPMGNNLEEAGQIVALTSRKHMKAGVNFQLRYAPYVKTARELLAAGVIGELCDVEVNVNVFTPWHLWEFLYNSPRVEILYHSVHYIDLVRSFLGNPHSVYAKTTRHPLMSQLSSVRSNIIMDYGDSIRAAIATNHTHVYGEAHQQAYIKLEGTRGAIKMTMGSLINYPGGIPDVFEYVTLEDGCTPEWKTLPVEGSWFPHAFIGAMKQVMATGAENMGGPDNTVTDAFYTMACVEAAYQSNAAGGVPLQQFTHPGAYSGKLLEVPR; from the coding sequence ATGAGACCCATTTATATCATAGGTGCCGGGGGAATTGTTAACGATGCGCATTTGCCAGCTTACCAGTTGGCAGGTTATGCCGTTGAGGGTATTTATGACAGGGATGTGGTGAAAGCGCATGCTACTGCGACCCGTTTTGGCGTCACACGTGTTTTCAATAGCCTGAAAGAATTACTGGCCCAGGCGCCTGCCGACGCCGTTTTTGACATAGCCCTGCCGGCGGACGCCGTATTGCCGGTATTAAACCAGTTACCTGATGGTGCAACTGTGCTTATGCAGAAGCCTATGGGTAATAATCTGGAGGAAGCGGGCCAGATAGTAGCGCTTACCAGCCGTAAGCATATGAAGGCCGGGGTCAATTTTCAGCTCCGTTATGCTCCTTATGTAAAAACTGCGCGGGAGTTGCTGGCGGCAGGTGTTATAGGAGAGCTTTGTGATGTAGAAGTCAATGTCAATGTTTTTACGCCCTGGCATTTATGGGAATTCCTTTATAACAGCCCGCGGGTAGAGATACTTTATCATAGTGTACATTATATAGACCTGGTGCGTTCCTTCCTGGGAAATCCTCACTCGGTATATGCTAAAACTACACGGCATCCTTTGATGTCGCAGTTATCTTCTGTACGTTCCAATATCATTATGGATTATGGCGACAGCATACGCGCCGCCATAGCTACCAACCATACACATGTATATGGCGAAGCGCATCAGCAGGCTTATATAAAGCTGGAAGGTACGCGTGGCGCCATTAAAATGACGATGGGGTCGCTGATCAATTATCCGGGTGGAATACCTGATGTTTTTGAATATGTAACACTGGAAGACGGCTGTACGCCTGAATGGAAGACCCTTCCGGTTGAGGGGAGCTGGTTTCCGCATGCTTTTATCGGTGCCATGAAGCAGGTAATGGCCACGGGGGCGGAAAATATGGGCGGACCTGATAACACCGTTACCGATGCTTTTTATACGATGGCCTGTGTTGAGGCTGCCTACCAGTCGAATGCAGCGGGTGGTGTGCCTTTACAGCAGTTTACCCATCCTGGCGCATATTCCGGTAAGCTGTTGGAGGTACCCCGATGA
- a CDS encoding amidohydrolase family protein encodes MSGKTIDTHVHIWERSLSPYNWLQAAPASLLRSYALEELEADRVAAGIHAGILVQADNTLADTEWMLKTAASAEWISGVVGWLPLAEPDKTAALLAGEYGQNGLLKGIRHLIHDEADPRWLLRENVVESLKLVAAHGLPYDLVGVLPSHIETALELAGKVPSLRMIFDHMNQPPVAAGVRFGEWGVLMREAAAHSNFFVKISGLGTAAAGGSWSADTVFPYISFVAEHFGEDRCCCGGDWPVSLPAGSYVHTWTQYREVLARLWDVAGQEKVLFTTAAGFYGV; translated from the coding sequence ATGTCCGGCAAAACCATCGACACGCATGTACATATCTGGGAGCGAAGCTTGTCGCCATACAACTGGCTTCAGGCGGCGCCTGCCTCTTTGTTGCGCAGTTATGCTTTAGAGGAGCTGGAAGCCGATCGTGTAGCGGCGGGAATTCATGCCGGAATACTGGTACAGGCCGATAATACGCTTGCTGACACGGAATGGATGCTGAAAACGGCAGCGTCTGCAGAATGGATCTCTGGTGTAGTGGGATGGCTGCCATTGGCTGAGCCGGATAAAACTGCTGCCCTGCTGGCGGGAGAATACGGCCAAAACGGGCTTTTAAAGGGCATCAGGCACCTGATCCACGACGAGGCAGACCCAAGGTGGCTTTTGCGGGAAAACGTCGTAGAAAGCCTTAAATTGGTCGCTGCCCACGGATTGCCTTACGATCTGGTGGGCGTATTGCCTTCTCATATAGAAACGGCGCTGGAATTGGCCGGCAAGGTACCTTCGCTCCGGATGATCTTCGACCATATGAATCAACCTCCTGTTGCCGCCGGCGTACGCTTTGGAGAGTGGGGTGTATTAATGCGCGAGGCGGCGGCTCATTCCAACTTCTTTGTTAAAATATCGGGTCTGGGAACGGCAGCTGCTGGCGGCAGCTGGTCTGCCGACACCGTTTTTCCTTATATCTCATTCGTTGCCGAGCATTTCGGTGAAGACCGTTGTTGTTGCGGTGGAGACTGGCCGGTTTCCCTGCCGGCGGGCAGTTACGTTCATACCTGGACCCAGTACCGGGAGGTGCTGGCCCGTTTATGGGATGTTGCGGGGCAGGAAAAAGTGCTGTTTACAACGGCGGCCGGCTTTTACGGGGTCTGA
- a CDS encoding CaiB/BaiF CoA transferase family protein produces the protein MNQLPLQGLVVLEFSQYLSGPSAGLRLADLGARVIKIERPQGGDAGRRLAIKDLWVEEDSLLFHTINRNKESFTADLKKEEDRELVKKLILKADVLIHNFRPGVMEKIGLDYDSIQDWHPRIIYAEISGYGKEGPWKNRPGQDLLLQSVSGLAYTSGNAGDDPVPFGLSIGDTLCGAQLVQGILGALIRRHKTGKGARVEISLLESLIDFQFELVTTYHASGTLPQRSGVSNGNPLLGAPYGIYATSDGHIAIAMMNIHELGKHIGCDDLLTFDQADVFLKRDLIKQCLAAHLSQRSSAYWLALLHEHDLWAMQVFNWQQLSEQEGYRRIGMEQVITTAGGQQITTTRCPVRFNGERLTSKKAAPLLGQHTKQITEEFTK, from the coding sequence ATGAACCAATTGCCATTACAGGGATTAGTGGTGCTGGAATTCAGCCAGTACTTGTCGGGGCCATCTGCGGGGTTACGCCTTGCAGATCTGGGAGCAAGGGTTATTAAAATAGAACGCCCGCAGGGTGGTGATGCCGGCCGCAGGCTGGCTATCAAAGACCTTTGGGTGGAAGAGGATAGTTTATTATTTCATACCATCAACCGCAATAAAGAAAGTTTTACTGCCGATCTGAAAAAGGAAGAAGACCGGGAACTGGTAAAAAAGCTGATCTTAAAAGCGGATGTGCTTATTCATAATTTCCGTCCGGGCGTTATGGAAAAAATAGGACTGGACTATGATAGTATCCAGGACTGGCATCCACGGATCATTTATGCCGAGATCTCCGGTTACGGCAAGGAAGGTCCGTGGAAGAACAGGCCGGGGCAGGACCTGTTGTTGCAGTCGGTGAGCGGTTTAGCTTATACCAGTGGCAATGCAGGAGACGACCCGGTACCTTTTGGTTTATCGATAGGAGATACGCTTTGCGGCGCCCAGCTGGTGCAGGGAATTCTGGGAGCGCTTATCCGCCGTCATAAAACGGGTAAGGGCGCGCGAGTGGAAATAAGCCTGCTGGAGTCATTGATTGACTTCCAGTTTGAGCTGGTGACCACTTACCATGCAAGCGGAACATTGCCGCAGCGAAGTGGCGTAAGCAACGGTAACCCGTTGCTGGGAGCTCCTTATGGCATTTATGCCACCAGTGATGGCCATATAGCCATTGCTATGATGAATATTCATGAGTTGGGAAAACATATTGGCTGTGACGACCTGCTGACGTTTGATCAGGCGGATGTGTTTTTGAAAAGAGACCTTATAAAGCAGTGCCTGGCTGCTCATTTATCGCAGCGTTCTTCTGCCTATTGGCTGGCACTTCTTCATGAACATGATCTATGGGCCATGCAGGTATTTAACTGGCAACAGCTAAGTGAGCAGGAAGGTTACCGTAGGATTGGGATGGAGCAAGTAATTACCACTGCGGGTGGCCAGCAGATCACCACTACACGCTGTCCGGTGCGTTTCAACGGAGAAAGGCTTACTTCAAAAAAAGCGGCGCCGTTGCTGGGGCAGCATACTAAACAGATAACCGAAGAATTCACTAAATAA
- a CDS encoding ABC transporter substrate-binding protein, producing the protein MPKIVVNGITWGHSRGITPLFAAAQRFSEIYPEIEFIWKKRSLQEFADYPIEKLVTHYDLLVIDHPWVGTAAATLGVLPLDQYISKHYLADQAAHSVGASHSSYFYGGHQWALAIDAASPAASYRADLLEREGIAVPETWEDVLALARLGKVAVPAIPIDLLMNFYTFCIVHGNAPFKTEDEVIDRATGLKALETMREFYALIDKKMYSYNPIAVAELMSSEDDYLYCPFAYSYSNYARKGYSEFRLKYGDLVTFANGQKLRGTIGGTGLAVSAYSSHREEALLFAEMVASSDFQAQFYVQNGGQPGHRLAWLDEDANYITDNFFRDLLPSMDNAFLRPRYSGHLYFQDRAGVPLQDFLQYGGDAGKVLDTMNNLYQHSLYDLPALNPSL; encoded by the coding sequence ATGCCAAAGATTGTTGTCAATGGAATCACCTGGGGACATAGCCGGGGTATTACACCATTATTTGCCGCTGCACAGCGTTTTTCTGAAATATATCCTGAGATTGAATTTATCTGGAAAAAAAGATCACTCCAAGAATTTGCCGACTATCCGATTGAAAAACTGGTTACACATTACGATTTACTGGTTATAGATCATCCCTGGGTAGGTACTGCCGCCGCTACATTGGGTGTTTTGCCACTGGATCAATATATATCGAAGCATTACCTGGCAGACCAGGCTGCTCATTCTGTTGGTGCTTCTCATTCCAGTTATTTTTATGGCGGTCATCAGTGGGCACTGGCAATAGATGCCGCATCGCCGGCAGCGAGTTACCGTGCCGACCTGCTGGAGCGTGAAGGTATTGCTGTTCCTGAAACATGGGAAGACGTGCTGGCGCTGGCCAGGTTGGGAAAAGTTGCGGTGCCTGCCATTCCTATTGACCTGCTCATGAATTTTTATACTTTTTGCATCGTTCATGGTAATGCTCCTTTTAAAACAGAAGATGAGGTGATAGACCGCGCCACCGGTTTAAAAGCCCTGGAAACGATGCGCGAGTTTTATGCGCTGATCGATAAAAAGATGTATAGCTATAATCCTATAGCAGTAGCAGAGCTGATGTCGTCTGAAGACGATTACCTGTACTGTCCTTTTGCCTATAGCTATTCGAACTATGCACGTAAAGGTTATTCTGAATTCCGTTTAAAGTATGGCGACCTGGTAACGTTTGCCAACGGACAAAAACTCCGTGGCACTATTGGAGGCACGGGGCTTGCCGTATCGGCATATTCATCGCACCGCGAAGAGGCGCTGCTTTTTGCTGAAATGGTTGCCTCTTCCGATTTCCAGGCGCAGTTTTACGTACAGAACGGAGGACAGCCCGGTCACAGGCTTGCATGGCTTGATGAAGATGCGAATTATATTACAGATAATTTCTTTCGTGACCTGTTGCCTTCTATGGACAATGCCTTCCTGAGGCCGCGTTATAGCGGGCATTTGTATTTCCAGGACCGCGCAGGTGTGCCGTTGCAGGATTTTCTGCAGTATGGCGGAGATGCCGGCAAGGTGCTGGATACCATGAACAATTTATATCAACACTCCCTTTATGATCTTCCTGCTTTAAATCCGTCGTTATGA
- a CDS encoding carboxypeptidase-like regulatory domain-containing protein → MAFRFLLALALMPLALQAQTFNTGANKTGRSFFPAGNVEGRLVDSTNKPVKGATVILQQQDFNIGTPEAGAPDPYYKEVTTKKNGKFSFGMLRPFHRYKLTVMADGYRRLEKNINYATPSGNKTAREMEDSLALALPNRRISSTGKDLGDLHLIALPR, encoded by the coding sequence ATGGCATTCAGATTCCTGCTGGCATTGGCGCTTATGCCGCTTGCATTACAGGCGCAAACCTTTAATACCGGCGCTAACAAAACCGGCAGAAGCTTTTTTCCCGCAGGGAATGTAGAAGGACGGCTGGTTGACAGTACCAACAAACCCGTTAAAGGCGCCACGGTTATATTACAGCAGCAGGATTTTAATATAGGTACTCCCGAAGCAGGCGCTCCCGATCCCTACTATAAAGAAGTCACCACTAAAAAGAATGGCAAATTCAGCTTTGGCATGTTACGCCCGTTTCACAGGTATAAACTTACCGTTATGGCCGACGGTTACCGCAGGCTGGAAAAAAACATCAATTACGCCACCCCCTCCGGAAACAAAACGGCCAGGGAAATGGAAGATTCCCTGGCGCTTGCATTACCTAACAGAAGAATTTCCTCTACCGGAAAAGACCTCGGCGATCTTCATCTGATTGCTTTACCCCGTTAG